The following nucleotide sequence is from Methanocorpusculum sp..
AAACGACGAGGACAAGAAGACAGCGTAAGGAAAATGCGATTCGCGTAGGCGTGCAAACCTTCGGTTTGCGTGCCGCCTCAAACGGACTATGTCCGTTTGGGCTTATTCGCGATTATTCGCGGTGGGCTATCTCATGTTTCCACACCCTGCCGTACCCTTCCCGAATCTAACTCCCCCTCCCCCTCACTCATTTTTTTGCATCGTAAAACCCCATCCTCTCTCAGTGAGAAGCCAACTCACACAGCCAAGGGGGGGCATTATCGCACCGCGCGGTCAGGGGTTTATATAATTCAGCATCGAATCAGAATAGTGAGGGCAGAAGAGGTAATCTTCATCTCTCTGTCCGATCGGTCTGCAGCGGGTTTTTTGCGTTTTCCCGTTCAGATCGACAATACTCTGTCGTTAGAACTCAACTTTCACCCGGATGGTGCCGCCCCTTCCATATTCTCGCGGGAAGGGGCTTCTTTTTTTCCTGGATTTTCACCGCTTCACACGGAGAGCGAAGCGGAGCTTTCCGAATAAGTGAGTGAAGCGAAACGAAGAGCAAATCTCTGATTTGCGATTCCCGATTCGTTCTTTTGCATGTATCCACACCCCCCAATCTATTCATACCTGATTCTCTCCGGGTATGCAGATCCGCACCCCCCTCCCCCTCATAAACCCGGCAGAAGAATTCAGAAAAACCATAATTATCACCCAGATTCAGAAAAAACCTCCATATAACTCTTCATCATCAAGGTATGTAACACAAACCATAAAACACGAAAAACTGCATACCTTCAATCAGGTATGTAACAAATACTATAATCACCACAAAGTTACATACTTAATATATTGCAGCACCCATGGATCTAAACCTAAGAATAGAAAAACGCCCCTCGGCATCAGGAGACAAATATTATCTCGTCAGAGATATCCGTGTCGGGAAAAAGGGAACAAAAGTCTCCCGTCTCATCAAAACAGGTTCACCTCCAACACCTGAAGAAGAATATGCAGCCAAAGAAACCCACGGACCCGATATACTGGAACAGGCTGTAAACAAATACGGAGAACTCAGATCAGAAACTCTCAAATATGCATACATCCCAAAATCCATCGGCCGTGAAATAGAAAAGATCCGCTATATCCACAAAATATTACAGGACACCCTCACCTCTCACGAACTCGAAGAATACGAAAAAAACTGCGAATACCAGTACGTCCACGGAACCACCTCCATCGAAGGAAACACCCTTGACCTTCGTGAGACAAAACAACTCCTAAACGACAACATCGCTCCCGACAACAAACTCCTGCGTGAAATCAACGAAGTCCAGAACTTTAGACTCGTCAAAAAATACCGTGACTCCTCCAAAAAACCCGTCACCATTGAATTCATCCTGAAAATCCACCAGCTCATCATGACCAACATCGACATAGAAATGGCAGGCGTATTCCGCCGATCGAACGCCATTGGCATCGTCGGATATGACGGGCTGCTCCCTCCGGCAGACATCATCGAAGAAAGCCTCCAGGGAATCATCGACGAATACTACCGGAAAGTATCAGAAGGATACTGCCCCTTCGAACAGGCAGTACTCTTCCACCACAGATTTGAATGCATTCACCCGTTCAATGATGGAAACGGAAGAACCGGGAGGGAGATCTTCAACTACCTCCTTATCAGAGACAAATTCCCCAGAATGTTCTTCATCGCAGAAAACTTCCGCAAACAATACCTTGCTGCACTCAACAGAGGGGACAAAGAAGATTATGCGGGCATGATCGCACTCTTCGCCTCTATGATCATAAAACAACATAACAACGTCATGGAAAGATTAATGGAACAAAACCCCAAAAAACCACAATAATTTATTACCTCATCGTATTCCATATACTATTCAGTGACAAAACCCCATGCCGGACCCGATATTAAACGAAAAACAACTCGAAGAAGATATTGAAACCTACCTCACCGAACATGGGGGATACGAACACGGCGACCCCAAACGATTCGACAGGAACCTCGCCCTCGACAAACAGACCCTCCTCACCTTCATACAAACCACCCAGCCCAAAACCTGGGAAAAATACACCACCATATACGGCGAAAAAAGCGAAACCCAATTCATCCGGCGGGTCACCGAAGAAATCAACCGGCAAGGCCTTCTCAAGATCCTCAGAACCGAAATCGCCGACCGGGGACTCCGGTTCAAACTCATCTACTGGAAACCTGAAACCTCCATAAACAAAGAAACCTCTGCCCTCTACGAGCAAAACATTCTCCACTGTACCCGGCAGCTTCACTACTCCCCCTCATCAGAAAACAGTGTCGACATCGTCCTCTTCATAAACGGCATACCCTTAATCTCCCTCGAACTCAAAAACCAGTTCACCGGTCAAAACGTCACCAACGCAATAAGCCAGTACAAATTCGACCGAAGCGGCCGCGACCCCATCTTCGAATTCAAAAACCGGATCCTCGTCCACTTCGCCGTCGACCTCTACGAAGTCTGGATGACCACCCGCCTTGCAGGCACCCGGACCCGGTTCCTCCCCTTCAACCAGGGATCAAACGGCCCGGGCGTCACCGGCGGAAAAGGTAACCCTGCCTCCCCTGATGGAAGCTACCCCTCATCCTACCTCTGGAAAGAGATCCTCCAAAAAGACACCCTCCTTGAACTCCTCCACAAATACCTCCACATCGCAAAAGACGACAAAACCGGCAGAGAAGCCCTCATCTTCCCCAGATACCACCAGCTCGACGTCGTCACAAAAATCCTCAGAAACGTCAAAACAAACGGATCCGGCAAAAACTACCTCATTCAGCACAGTGCAGGATCCGGCAAGTCCAACTCCATCGCCTGGCTCGCTCACCGGCTCATGGGACTCCATGACGATACAAACACCAAAATATTCCAGTCCGTCATCGTCGTAACCGACCGAAAAGTCCTCGACTCCCAGCTCCAGGAAACCATCTACCAGTTTGACCACGTCCCGGGCGTCGTCATAAAAATCGACAAAAACTCCTCCCAGCTCAAAGACGCCATCAATGCAGGGGTCCCCATCATCATCACCACCCTCCAGAAATTCCCCGTCATCTACGAAGAGATCGAAAGCAAAAACCGGAATTTTGCTGTCATCGTAGACGAAGCACACTCATCGCAGACCGGCGAATCCGCCAAAAAACTCAAAAAAGCCCTGGCAGAAACCGAAGACCTCGAAGAATACGCCAGAGTTGAAAACGCCGAAGAAGACCAGAGACCCGACGGAGAAGACAAACTCAACGAAGAACTCAGAACCCACGGTCAACACAAAAACCTCAGCTTCTTCGCCTTCACTGCGACCCCGAAACACACCACCCTCCAGGTCTTCGGCGAAAAACAGCCCGATGGAAGCTACCTTCCGTTCCACATCTACTCAATGCGGCAGGCGATCGAAGAAGGCTTCATCCTCGACGTCCTCAAAAACTACACCACCTACCGGATGTATTACAAAATCATCAAATCCATCCCTGACGACCCTGAACTGGAAACCACCGCAGGCGTACGTGCCGTCAAAAAATACGAAAGCCTGCACCCTCACAACCTTGCACAGAAAACCGCCGTCATCGTAGAACATTTCAGAAACCAGACCAAAAACCAGATCGGCGGAAAAGCCAAGGCAATGCTCGTAACCTCCTCCAGACTGCACGCCGTTCGCTATCTCTTCGAGTTCAGACGCTACATAAAAGATCAAAAATACGACGACATCGACGTCCTCGTCGCATTCTCCGGAGAAATCAATGACGAAGGGGAAAGCTGGACAGAAGAGAAGATCAACAAAACACAAGACGGCGAGACCATCAAAGAAAAACAGCTCCCAAAAGAGTTCCATGACAACTTCAACTTCCTCATCGTCGCAGAAAAATACCAGACAGGATTCGACGAACCCTACCTTCACACAATGTTCGTCGACAAAAAACTCTCCGGCATAAAAGCCGTCCAAACCCTCTCCCGGCTCAACAGGACCATGGAAGGAAAAGAGGAGACCTTCGTCCTTGACTTCGTAAACACCGCCGAGGAGATCCGGGACTCCTTCCAAACCTACTACGAAACCACCAGGCTTGAGGAAGAAACCGATCCCAACATCCTCTATGGTCTCAAATCCGACCTCGACGCCTACCAAATCTATACCTATCCCGAAGTCGAAGCATTCGCAGCGAAATTCTTCAAATCCTCAGAAAACCAGGAAAAGGAACTTCTTGGAAAATTATCCGGCTACCTCAAACCCGCACTCGACAGATACGCGGCAAAACCCGAAGAAGAACGCGACACCTTCAAATCGATTCTGGCAAGGTACATCAGGACCTACGGATTCATAACCCAGATCCACCGGATGTATGACAAAGACCTGGAAAGATTCTACCTGTTTGCGAAGTTCCTGAACAAAGTCCTTCCCAAAGGGAAACAGATCGTCATCGAGATAGATGACAAGATCCTGATGGAATACTACCGGCTCGAAAAAACCTATAACGGTTCGCTGGTTCTGGAACCGGGCGTGGAGATAACGCTTAAACCGACCACCGGCTTTACCGGGAAAAAGGAAGAGCTGAAAGATACTCTCACTGAGATCATCAGGAAGATCAACGAGAAGTACGGCACGGAGTTCACGAATCAGGATGTAGTTGCGAGACAGCTCAGAGACATGATGATCGATGACTCCCATCTGGAATTTTTTGCACAACACGATTCTGAAGATATGTTTGCCACAAAGTTTAACAAAGACTTTGAGACGAAACTGGTCAATCTGTATCTCCTGAATGACCAGTTCATGGGACTTATCATGCATGATGAAGCAGCAAAGAAGCTCCTTCGTGATGAACTGCGGCATGAGGTCTATCGGTATTTCAGAAAGGCAGGAGAAGCCGGGGTGTTGTGAGAGAGGTATATGCAGGGGGATATGTTGCGTGTGAAATATGGGGGCCACAGAAAATAGGATACCCCACCGCGGGCCTTCCCTTGCCGGATCGCACGTCTATCGACTTGGTCGCAAATCAAAGATTTGCTCAGCTAAGGGACCTAAAGGTCCCCGCCTCGGCTGAGGTCGTCGACTTCGTCGCCGACCCGCAGTCACTCCCCGCACCCCCGAATTAGATAATATATCTATCTCAGACCTCTTCCGAGATATCCTCGTTCCAGACAGCCGGATTCTCTTCGATATAACTCTTCATCATCAAAATCAGCTCCGGATCATTCAGGATCGTCACCTTGACCCCGCGTGAACGCAGAAACGCGGGTTCTCCCGGATAATTGACATCCTCACCCACAACGACCTCCGGGATCTTATACAGCAGGATAGCGCCGGAACACATTATGCATGGTGAGAGGGTGGTGTACAGCGTGCATTCTTTGTAGAAAGACGCGGGATGCCGGCCCGAATTCGAAAGAGCATCCATCTCTCCGTGCAGGATCGGATTGCCCAACTGGACCCGCCGGTTATGTCCCCGCCCGACGATCTCTCCGTTTCGAACGATAACGGCCCCTATCGGGATCCCTCCTTCGCTTCGTCCGAGAAGTGCTTCCTCATATGCGGCCAGCATATACTGATCCATTGATTTCGTCATGATGGTTCCCTGAATTATATATGCAGAGATGGGAACACAAGAGTGATAATTGTTCGTTTTGTGATGAGGATATCTGAACCGGGACGAACCAACTATCATAAGCGCGGATGGGACAAGTGCACAAAAGATACGTAAACAAAACACGGGGACGTTATCGCCCGCATTCCTGGAGAGAGAAAAATAGAGATGAGGATGAGGATGATTTGTTGAGTGTATAAAGTAGAGAAAATGCACCAGGTAGATGAGGTATAGATAATATACGAGTTCTATTAATAATCAGTATGATACTAAACCAAAAATCTATAGAGGTGTCTTCAGACACTTTTCAACAGCTAAACAAGTATAAACTCTCCATCAATGTGGTTTCTGGGCGTACTATGAGTTTGGAGAACGCCATTTTGGATTTGCTGGACATAGCGCATTCGAAAGAGTATATGTGTGTTATCCCGCGTGACGCCACGACGATATACGGTCTCGGTCGAACGGGTAACGAAGCTAAACGTGCCGCCTACAAATATCTGGGCGAGAATCGACCTGGCGACGCCCTCGCTGATTGTCTTGTTCTTGAATGTACCCCCGAAGTATTTGCGTATGTTAACCAGCACGGGGGAATCCCTATCGACAGGGACTATTTCAGCATTACCCAACGTCAAAATAAAGCCCGGATCGTTACTCTTACCCGCATTCGTTCAGTAGAAGAGTGAAATTATTCTTCTCTCTTTTAGACCTCGTTAACGCCTCGAGGATCTTGTACAGCAGGATCGGATTGCCCAACTGGACCCGCCGGTTATGTCCCCGCCCGACAATTTCTCCGTTTCGAACGAGAACGGCGCCGATCGGAATGCCCCCTTCGCTTCGTCCGGCAAGCGCCTCTTCATATGCGGCCCGCATATACGGGTCCATAGATTCCGTCATGATGATCCCTTATCTCTGTATGCAAAAATAGACCTGCAGAAATGATAAACATACGTTTTTCGGTGGGACCAAAACCCAACCAACCCCTGAAATACCCATCTCACCCGGCTTTCCTGTACCGAAATAAATATGCCTTTAAAAACCAAAATACATAAGAATATTTAGATCTGACCGTATCGGGAAAAAACCCGGCAGACACATATCTGAATGCCGTAAATAGAGTTGGAAAATACAAGGAAAAGGAAGTAATACATGAAAGTTATTTACAGCGATGGAACAATCGGCGAGTGCCCAAAAGAAGAAGAACTGCAGGTCATACGTCACACTGCAGCTCATGTATTGGCTCAGGCGGTCAAACGCCTGTACCCTCAGGCAGCTTTTGCCTACGGGCCTGCGACCGAGAAGGGTTTCTATTATGATGTTGACCTCGGAGACACAAAACTTTCAGACAGCGATCTTGCCGCGATCGAACAGGAGATGCGGGAGATCATCAAGGCCAACCTGCAGATAAAACCGTCCATTCTCCCGCGTGCTGAAGCATTGAAGCTGATGGAAGAGCGAAACGAGCCGTACAAGATCGAGCATATCGCCGATCTGGACGAAAACGTGCCGCTGTGTTTCTACGAGCAGGGCGAATACATCGATATGTGCACCGGTCCGCACCTTACCTACACCAAGACCCTCAAAGCCTTCAAACTCACCGGACTGTCCGGCGCATACTGGAAAAACGACAGCAAAAACAAAATGCTGACGAGGATCAACGGGACCGCGTTTTCGACCGGAAAAGAGCTTGAGGATTTCCTCAAACTCCAGGAAGAAGCGGAACGCCGCGATCACCGCAAGATCGGGAAAGAAATGAAGCTCTTCATGTTCTCCGACGAGGGTCCGGGATTCCCGTTTTTCCTGCCGAACGGCATGATCGTGAGGAATGCTCTGCTCAATTACTGGCGTGAACTTCATGCAGAGAACGGGTATCAGGAGATCTCGACACCTCTGATCATGAACCGCTGTCTTTGGGAAACCAGCGGTCACTGGGATCACTACAAGGACAATATGTATGGAACAAAGATCGATGACGAGGATTACTGCATTAAACCGATGAACTGCCCGGGAGGCGTGATGGTCTACGCAAACGAGCCGCACAGCTATCGGGAACTTCCGATGCGTCTTGCTGAACTCGGTCTAGTACACCGCCACGAGCTGAGAGGCACCCTTCAAGGCCTGTTCCGTGTCCGCTGTTTCACGCAGGACGATGCACATATCTTCATGAGAAAGAACCAGATCGCAGATGAGATCGCAGGCGTTGTCCGGCTCATCAACGAGGTCTACACCAAGTTCGGCTTCGAGTATTTCCTGGAACTCTCCACCCGCCCGGAAAACAGTATGGGCAGCGATGAGGACTGGGAAGCGGCTACCAACGGTCTGAAGGATGCGCTTGATCAGCTGAAGCTCCCTTACACGATCAACGAAGGGGACGGAGCATTCTACGGCCCGAAGATCGATTTCCACTTAAAGGACTGTCTCGGCCGAACCTGGCAGTGCGGCACGATCCAGCTCGATTTCCAGATGCCGATCAACTTCGATCTTTCCTATGTGGATGAGAATGATGAGAAACAGCGGCCGATCATGATCCACCGGGTCTGCTTTGGTTCGATCGAGCGGTTTATCGGCATCCTGACCGAGCATTTCGCCGGCAGGTTCCCGGTCTGGCTCGCACCGATGCAGGCAAAGATCCTTCTCGTGACAAAGAAGAGCGAGAGTTATGCAGAAGAGATCTATGCGATGCTGAAAGATGCAAAAATTCGCTGCGAGCTTGACAACCGCAATGAGAAGATCGGGTATATGATCAGGCAGGCGAATTACACCGAGCGTGTCGCGTACATGATCATTATCGGCGAGAAGGAGCTGGAGGAGCACACCTTGTCGATCCGTACCCGCGACGGTAAGACTGTCACGATGACGCCGGATGAGTTCCTGACGAAGATCAAATACGATATCGAA
It contains:
- a CDS encoding nucleoside deaminase, translated to MTKSMDQYMLAAYEEALLGRSEGGIPIGAVIVRNGEIVGRGHNRRVQLGNPILHGEMDALSNSGRHPASFYKECTLYTTLSPCIMCSGAILLYKIPEVVVGEDVNYPGEPAFLRSRGVKVTILNDPELILMMKSYIEENPAVWNEDISEEV
- a CDS encoding Fic family protein; translated protein: MDLNLRIEKRPSASGDKYYLVRDIRVGKKGTKVSRLIKTGSPPTPEEEYAAKETHGPDILEQAVNKYGELRSETLKYAYIPKSIGREIEKIRYIHKILQDTLTSHELEEYEKNCEYQYVHGTTSIEGNTLDLRETKQLLNDNIAPDNKLLREINEVQNFRLVKKYRDSSKKPVTIEFILKIHQLIMTNIDIEMAGVFRRSNAIGIVGYDGLLPPADIIEESLQGIIDEYYRKVSEGYCPFEQAVLFHHRFECIHPFNDGNGRTGREIFNYLLIRDKFPRMFFIAENFRKQYLAALNRGDKEDYAGMIALFASMIIKQHNNVMERLMEQNPKKPQ
- a CDS encoding type I restriction endonuclease subunit R, coding for MPDPILNEKQLEEDIETYLTEHGGYEHGDPKRFDRNLALDKQTLLTFIQTTQPKTWEKYTTIYGEKSETQFIRRVTEEINRQGLLKILRTEIADRGLRFKLIYWKPETSINKETSALYEQNILHCTRQLHYSPSSENSVDIVLFINGIPLISLELKNQFTGQNVTNAISQYKFDRSGRDPIFEFKNRILVHFAVDLYEVWMTTRLAGTRTRFLPFNQGSNGPGVTGGKGNPASPDGSYPSSYLWKEILQKDTLLELLHKYLHIAKDDKTGREALIFPRYHQLDVVTKILRNVKTNGSGKNYLIQHSAGSGKSNSIAWLAHRLMGLHDDTNTKIFQSVIVVTDRKVLDSQLQETIYQFDHVPGVVIKIDKNSSQLKDAINAGVPIIITTLQKFPVIYEEIESKNRNFAVIVDEAHSSQTGESAKKLKKALAETEDLEEYARVENAEEDQRPDGEDKLNEELRTHGQHKNLSFFAFTATPKHTTLQVFGEKQPDGSYLPFHIYSMRQAIEEGFILDVLKNYTTYRMYYKIIKSIPDDPELETTAGVRAVKKYESLHPHNLAQKTAVIVEHFRNQTKNQIGGKAKAMLVTSSRLHAVRYLFEFRRYIKDQKYDDIDVLVAFSGEINDEGESWTEEKINKTQDGETIKEKQLPKEFHDNFNFLIVAEKYQTGFDEPYLHTMFVDKKLSGIKAVQTLSRLNRTMEGKEETFVLDFVNTAEEIRDSFQTYYETTRLEEETDPNILYGLKSDLDAYQIYTYPEVEAFAAKFFKSSENQEKELLGKLSGYLKPALDRYAAKPEEERDTFKSILARYIRTYGFITQIHRMYDKDLERFYLFAKFLNKVLPKGKQIVIEIDDKILMEYYRLEKTYNGSLVLEPGVEITLKPTTGFTGKKEELKDTLTEIIRKINEKYGTEFTNQDVVARQLRDMMIDDSHLEFFAQHDSEDMFATKFNKDFETKLVNLYLLNDQFMGLIMHDEAAKKLLRDELRHEVYRYFRKAGEAGVL
- the thrS gene encoding threonine--tRNA ligase — protein: MKVIYSDGTIGECPKEEELQVIRHTAAHVLAQAVKRLYPQAAFAYGPATEKGFYYDVDLGDTKLSDSDLAAIEQEMREIIKANLQIKPSILPRAEALKLMEERNEPYKIEHIADLDENVPLCFYEQGEYIDMCTGPHLTYTKTLKAFKLTGLSGAYWKNDSKNKMLTRINGTAFSTGKELEDFLKLQEEAERRDHRKIGKEMKLFMFSDEGPGFPFFLPNGMIVRNALLNYWRELHAENGYQEISTPLIMNRCLWETSGHWDHYKDNMYGTKIDDEDYCIKPMNCPGGVMVYANEPHSYRELPMRLAELGLVHRHELRGTLQGLFRVRCFTQDDAHIFMRKNQIADEIAGVVRLINEVYTKFGFEYFLELSTRPENSMGSDEDWEAATNGLKDALDQLKLPYTINEGDGAFYGPKIDFHLKDCLGRTWQCGTIQLDFQMPINFDLSYVDENDEKQRPIMIHRVCFGSIERFIGILTEHFAGRFPVWLAPMQAKILLVTKKSESYAEEIYAMLKDAKIRCELDNRNEKIGYMIRQANYTERVAYMIIIGEKELEEHTLSIRTRDGKTVTMTPDEFLTKIKYDIENRV